The proteins below are encoded in one region of Podarcis raffonei isolate rPodRaf1 chromosome 8, rPodRaf1.pri, whole genome shotgun sequence:
- the FBXO2 gene encoding F-box only protein 2 — METLPEPLLVRIFASLPAVELVLVCRLVCSQWKNLIDGAALWLMKCQQEGFAGEDAEEESADSWQTLYFLNKRKRNLIKNPDGEEGLEHWQDVENGGDGWAIEDLPGNFGQEFPSEDVHKYFVSSFEWCCKSQVIDLRAEGYWEELMDTTQPKIVVKDWYAARCDAGCLYNLKVQLLSSTEEVLAEFVSDTIAVPQGNEGEWTEITHTFADYGPGVCFVRFEHGGQDTVYWKGWYGARVTHSSVTVEP; from the exons ATGGAGACCCTCCCAGAGCCTCTTCTGGTCCGGATCTTCGCATCCCTCCCTGCGGTCGAACTGGTTTTAGTGTGTCGCCTCGTCTGCTCCCAATGGAAAAACCTGATTGACGGAGCTGCCCTCTGGTTGATGAAATGTCAGCAGGAAGGTTTCGCTGGGGAAGATGCAGAAGAGGAAAGCGCCGACAGCTGGCAGACGCTCTACTTCCTGAACAAGAGGAAGCGGAATTTAATCAAGAACCCGGACGGCGAAG AGGGTCTTGAACACTGGCAGGATGTGGAAAATGGAGGTGACGGCTGGGCAATTGAGGACCTGCCTGGAAATTTTGGGCAAGAATTCCCCAGTGAGGATGTCCATAAATACTTTGTCTCATCTTTTGA GTGGTGCTGTAAGTCGCAAGTCATTGATCTCCGCGCTGAAGGATACTGGGAGGAGCTTATGGACACCACCCAGCCTAAAATTGTGGTGAAAGACTG GTATGCGGCCCGGTGTGACGCTGGCTGCCTCTACAACTTGAAAGTGCAGCTCCTGTCTTCGACAGAGGAGGTGCTGGCCGAGTTTGTGAGCGACACCATTGCCGTCCCGCAAGGCAACGAGGGCGAATGGACCGAG ATCACCCACACTTTTGCCGACTACGGTCCCGGGGTCTGCTTCGTTCGCTTCGAACACGGCGGTCAGGACACGGTCTACTGGAAGGGCTGGTACGGTGCAAGGGTGACGCATAGCAGCGTAACTGTGGAGCCGTAG